A region from the Thermodesulfobacteriota bacterium genome encodes:
- the thpR gene encoding RNA 2',3'-cyclic phosphodiesterase, translated as MAKIRSFLAIELPKEIISRLSEIQNILKSSEPHVKWVRPESIHLTLKFFGNIEEKTVDDISQVLKKVTAKISAFVINVKDIGVFPNMSRPRVIWVGVESSGRTLDVLHKETEDSLKKIGFEPEGREFSAHLTLGRIKSLKNKTKLAEQIEKLKGCEAGSFRVENLFLFKSDLRPTGAVYTKLETFNLGGAK; from the coding sequence ATGGCAAAAATACGCAGCTTTCTGGCTATTGAGCTTCCGAAAGAGATAATCAGCAGACTCTCGGAGATTCAGAATATTTTAAAGTCATCTGAACCCCATGTAAAATGGGTAAGACCTGAAAGCATTCATCTAACATTAAAGTTTTTTGGAAATATTGAGGAGAAGACCGTAGATGACATCTCTCAGGTGTTAAAAAAAGTAACCGCAAAGATCAGTGCTTTTGTTATAAATGTAAAGGATATAGGCGTCTTCCCCAATATGTCACGTCCTAGGGTAATATGGGTCGGGGTCGAATCCAGTGGAAGGACCCTGGACGTCCTGCATAAAGAAACGGAGGATAGCCTTAAGAAGATAGGTTTTGAACCCGAAGGAAGAGAGTTTAGCGCTCATTTAACTCTGGGCAGGATTAAGTCTTTGAAAAACAAGACAAAATTAGCAGAACAGATTGAAAAACTTAAGGGATGCGAGGCAGGTTCTTTCAGAGTGGAAAATCTGTTTTTATTCAAAAGCGACCTGCGACCTACAGGAGCGGTTTATACAAAACTAGAGACATTTAATTTAGGAGGGGCAAAGTAA
- a CDS encoding HD domain-containing protein translates to MDTKELTQSHILKSAYSISKEMGIPIFLVGGTIRNLLLSSGFEKDFDFAMKGDVQSTARGFADKVKGSFFSLDPQRGHYRVTVKKNSRFIDIDFSRFRGHDIGKDLIKRDFTINSMAINIQDLFEKDEIEIIDPLNGLDDMEKGAIRACSSRVFDDDPLRLLRAVRISAVTNFTIEDKTERLIRQKKELLINSSWERIRDELFLMLDAPYASRSIEKLNSLGLLSIILPETNPWKGINQGEHHDYNLFDHTVKAIEFTEVILANFSEYFPDYASVLKVHFDEELEKNIYRSNLIKFIAFLHDSGKVETKSYDGEKVRFLGHDRVGEEINKNIAKRLKLGHKVRRVITNITGNHMRVLNLSKSTNISQRAKSRFFRDMGKDGIDCLLLSLADGLATRTNADKTQTVPLLAIIQDFLRYYFEDWLKTPEKPLLNGKEIMEMLGILEGKKVGRLLSMIREAEIEGLISTKEEAKDLLKSLNPVK, encoded by the coding sequence ATGGATACCAAGGAATTAACCCAATCTCATATCCTTAAAAGTGCCTATAGTATATCCAAAGAGATGGGCATCCCCATATTCTTAGTTGGTGGTACCATACGAAATTTACTTTTATCATCTGGTTTTGAAAAGGATTTTGACTTTGCCATGAAGGGTGATGTACAGAGTACTGCCAGGGGTTTTGCCGATAAAGTAAAGGGCAGCTTTTTCTCTCTAGACCCGCAGCGGGGGCATTATCGTGTAACCGTTAAGAAGAATAGCCGGTTTATAGATATAGACTTCTCCAGATTCAGAGGACATGATATTGGGAAAGATTTGATAAAGAGGGATTTCACTATAAATTCCATGGCAATTAATATACAAGACCTCTTTGAAAAAGACGAGATTGAGATTATAGACCCCCTGAATGGATTGGACGATATGGAAAAGGGGGCAATCAGGGCTTGCTCTTCCAGGGTATTCGATGATGACCCTCTTCGTCTGCTTCGGGCAGTAAGGATCTCTGCCGTAACTAACTTTACGATAGAGGATAAAACGGAAAGGCTTATCAGACAAAAAAAGGAACTTTTAATCAACTCTTCATGGGAAAGGATCAGAGATGAACTATTCCTGATGTTAGATGCCCCTTACGCATCCCGGTCTATCGAGAAGCTGAACAGTTTAGGGTTACTTAGTATCATATTACCGGAGACAAATCCATGGAAGGGTATAAATCAGGGTGAACACCATGACTATAATCTGTTCGACCATACTGTAAAAGCCATAGAATTCACAGAAGTGATTTTAGCAAACTTCTCTGAGTATTTTCCCGATTATGCCTCCGTTCTCAAAGTACACTTTGATGAAGAGTTAGAAAAGAATATTTACAGGAGCAACCTTATAAAATTCATTGCCTTCCTGCACGATTCAGGAAAGGTTGAAACCAAAAGTTATGACGGTGAAAAGGTCCGATTCTTAGGACACGACAGGGTTGGTGAAGAGATCAACAAAAACATTGCCAAAAGGCTTAAACTTGGTCATAAGGTAAGGAGGGTTATTACAAATATAACCGGGAACCACATGCGGGTTCTAAATCTATCCAAGTCGACCAATATTAGTCAGCGTGCTAAATCCCGTTTTTTCCGGGACATGGGTAAAGACGGTATAGACTGCCTTCTCTTATCCCTTGCCGACGGTTTAGCAACAAGAACAAATGCTGACAAAACACAAACCGTTCCTCTTTTGGCTATAATACAAGACTTTTTAAGATACTATTTCGAGGATTGGCTCAAAACACCTGAAAAGCCGTTATTGAATGGAAAAGAGATAATGGAGATGCTGGGAATTCTCGAGGGAAAAAAGGTGGGAAGATTGCTGTCTATGATTAGAGAGGCAGAGATAGAGGGGCTAATATCAACTAAAGAAGAGGCAAAGGATCTGCTCAAATCATTAAACCCTGTTAAGTAG
- a CDS encoding phosphatidylglycerophosphatase A, producing the protein MPSFFEKVIFFVATGAYSGYSPVAPGTAGTLVGIGIYFIIYNPNPLIYTTTVMVMFFLAVLISNKAEKILHENDSRHIVIDEIFGFIVTMAFVPKSFLYVVLGFFFFRVFDIIKIFPVNFFDKKVKGGYGIVLDDLFAGIYANLLLQGIRFFRT; encoded by the coding sequence ATGCCGTCTTTTTTTGAAAAGGTTATTTTTTTTGTTGCAACTGGAGCCTATAGCGGTTATTCACCTGTTGCCCCAGGAACTGCCGGAACGCTGGTTGGTATCGGGATATACTTTATAATCTATAATCCCAATCCTCTCATCTACACCACTACAGTTATGGTCATGTTCTTTCTGGCTGTCCTGATTTCGAATAAGGCAGAGAAGATACTACATGAAAATGACAGCAGACATATAGTTATTGACGAGATATTTGGATTCATAGTGACAATGGCCTTTGTTCCAAAAAGTTTCCTGTATGTTGTTCTCGGGTTTTTCTTCTTCAGGGTATTCGATATAATTAAAATTTTTCCTGTTAATTTCTTCGATAAGAAGGTTAAAGGTGGATACGGAATTGTGCTGGATGACTTGTTTGCCGGAATTTATGCCAATCTACTTTTGCAGGGTATCCGGTTTTTCAGGACTTGA
- a CDS encoding DUF2784 domain-containing protein, translating into MDSPFFFLLIADAILLLHVLLVAFILVGLTLIFVGNVLAWSWVRNPWFRIAHLSTIGVVVIQSWFGVICPFTTWEMALRSRAGDAVYSGTFISHWLETILYYQAPAWIFVVCYTALGAVVVASWFYVRPRSFNKSFSDSAT; encoded by the coding sequence ATGGATTCACCATTCTTCTTTCTGCTAATCGCCGATGCAATCCTTTTGCTGCATGTACTATTAGTCGCTTTCATTCTAGTTGGTCTTACCCTCATTTTCGTGGGGAATGTTCTTGCCTGGTCTTGGGTTCGAAATCCTTGGTTTCGTATCGCGCATCTTTCAACTATCGGCGTAGTGGTTATTCAGTCGTGGTTCGGGGTTATATGTCCTTTCACTACCTGGGAAATGGCGTTGCGCTCACGGGCCGGAGACGCCGTCTACTCCGGTACTTTCATATCACACTGGTTGGAAACTATTTTGTATTATCAAGCGCCGGCATGGATTTTTGTTGTTTGTTATACGGCACTCGGGGCTGTGGTCGTTGCCAGCTGGTTTTATGTCCGTCCGCGCTCATTTAATAAGTCTTTTAGTGATAGTGCCACCTGA
- a CDS encoding competence/damage-inducible protein A: MNAEIITIGNELISGSVIDTNSSFLAERLLSIGIEVTRITSVGDNDLDIADSLECALQRSDVIIVTGGLGPTPDDITTEVAAKILGRKLIFNKEALDWVKGFFRKLGLEMPLNNEKQALIPERAELIMNPTGTACGFLAREKDKLIFFLPGVPRELVRMTDESILPILQREKVEGFQFKTTTLKVFGLGESKIAELIKDLVKKYEAARIGFLPNYPENYIKITAKGLNYEETSTIASKIGEEITNRLGDYIFGRDDQTLEGVVGDLLRENGDTIAVAESCTGGLISHRLTNIPGSSDYMMRGIVAYSNQAKTDLLNVPASLIDESGAVSAKVAEKMAQGVRELGKTTLGLAVTGIAGPGGGTPDKPLGLVFISLADKKGTLVKSYNFTGDRSRIRLATSQTALDLVRRYYLK; this comes from the coding sequence GTGAATGCCGAAATTATAACCATTGGTAACGAACTTATTTCAGGCAGTGTTATAGATACAAACTCCTCTTTTCTTGCTGAGAGGTTACTCTCCATCGGCATAGAGGTTACCAGGATAACCTCTGTGGGTGATAATGATTTGGATATTGCCGATTCTTTAGAGTGTGCGCTTCAAAGGTCGGATGTAATTATTGTGACGGGTGGACTGGGTCCTACCCCGGATGACATTACAACTGAGGTCGCAGCTAAAATCCTTGGAAGAAAGCTTATCTTTAACAAAGAGGCACTGGATTGGGTAAAGGGATTCTTCAGAAAGCTAGGGTTAGAGATGCCTCTCAACAATGAAAAACAGGCACTAATACCTGAGAGAGCAGAGTTAATAATGAATCCTACAGGGACTGCCTGTGGCTTTTTAGCCCGTGAAAAGGACAAACTCATCTTTTTCCTCCCGGGTGTTCCCAGAGAACTGGTAAGGATGACAGATGAAAGTATCCTCCCCATTCTTCAAAGAGAAAAAGTAGAAGGCTTTCAGTTTAAGACAACAACTCTGAAGGTATTCGGGCTGGGCGAGTCTAAGATAGCTGAATTGATAAAAGATCTTGTTAAGAAATATGAAGCCGCCAGGATAGGTTTTCTGCCGAATTATCCTGAAAACTACATAAAGATTACGGCAAAGGGTCTTAATTATGAGGAAACAAGTACGATAGCCTCTAAAATAGGGGAAGAAATAACCAACCGATTGGGGGATTATATCTTTGGCAGAGACGACCAAACCCTTGAAGGAGTAGTAGGAGACCTTTTAAGAGAAAATGGGGATACTATTGCCGTGGCTGAATCCTGTACCGGGGGGTTGATCAGCCATCGGCTGACAAACATTCCTGGCAGCTCAGACTATATGATGAGAGGGATAGTAGCTTATAGCAATCAGGCTAAGACCGATCTTCTCAATGTCCCTGCTTCCCTGATAGATGAGTCTGGAGCGGTCAGTGCAAAGGTTGCTGAAAAGATGGCTCAGGGGGTAAGGGAGCTTGGTAAAACCACATTGGGTCTGGCAGTAACCGGTATTGCCGGGCCAGGGGGTGGAACCCCTGATAAACCTCTCGGTCTCGTATTTATCTCCCTTGCCGATAAAAAGGGAACATTAGTTAAGAGTTACAACTTCACAGGGGATCGATCCAGAATCAGGCTTGCAACATCCCAGACAGCTCTGGATTTGGTAAGACGGTATTATCTAAAATAA
- the radA gene encoding DNA repair protein RadA produces MTKIKTYYSCQTCGYHAPKWLGRCPDCGEWNTLIEEKTSEESPSRMDLLGVEITETPKPITEISIDEEDRLSTNIVEFDRVLGGGVIWGSVVLVGGDPGIGKSTLLLQALNNLGLSERKVLYVSGEESAKQTRMRGDRLGVSSKNLYIVSETSLEKIIEVIKELKPHVLVIDSIQTIYTSLLQSAPGSISQVRETAARLMYMAKKTGVSTFLIGHVTKEGAIAGPRVLEHMVDTVLYFEGDRGHPYRILRAVKNRYGSTNEIGVFEMKDSGLEEVLNPSELFLSERPINVSGSVVVSSVEGSRPILVELQALVSPTGFAVPRRTTIGVDHNRVSLLVAVLEKKVGMSLINQDVFLNVAGGVRIDEPAVDLGIVVAVASSYMDRPVDPKTVVFGEVGLGGEIRGISQGGIRIKESAKLGFTRCILPHSNKKTFQGKEDIELVGVRSVEEALEVVFSH; encoded by the coding sequence ATGACAAAAATCAAGACGTACTATTCATGTCAAACCTGTGGATACCATGCGCCCAAGTGGCTGGGCAGGTGCCCGGATTGCGGTGAATGGAACACCCTTATAGAAGAGAAAACCAGCGAAGAATCTCCTTCCCGAATGGACCTATTGGGGGTGGAGATTACCGAAACACCCAAACCCATAACTGAGATAAGCATAGATGAAGAGGACAGGCTAAGCACAAACATAGTAGAATTTGACCGGGTTTTAGGCGGGGGAGTAATTTGGGGGTCTGTTGTTCTGGTTGGAGGCGATCCCGGGATTGGAAAGTCAACCCTGCTGCTCCAGGCCCTGAATAATCTGGGTTTATCTGAAAGGAAAGTCCTCTATGTTTCCGGGGAAGAATCAGCCAAGCAAACTAGGATGAGAGGGGATAGGCTGGGGGTGTCTTCAAAAAACCTGTACATTGTTTCAGAGACATCCCTTGAGAAGATCATTGAGGTGATAAAGGAGCTCAAACCCCATGTCCTGGTGATCGATTCTATCCAGACAATCTATACATCCCTTTTACAATCTGCTCCAGGCAGTATCTCTCAGGTTAGAGAGACAGCGGCAAGGCTCATGTACATGGCAAAGAAGACCGGAGTATCTACATTTCTTATAGGACATGTAACCAAAGAAGGGGCTATAGCAGGACCAAGGGTCCTGGAGCACATGGTAGATACTGTACTGTACTTTGAAGGAGACCGGGGACATCCTTACAGGATTCTGCGGGCGGTAAAAAACCGATATGGTTCAACAAACGAGATTGGGGTTTTTGAGATGAAGGACTCAGGTCTGGAGGAAGTCCTGAACCCATCTGAGCTTTTCCTGTCGGAGAGGCCCATAAATGTTTCTGGCTCAGTGGTGGTCTCCAGCGTAGAAGGGTCCAGGCCAATCCTCGTTGAGCTTCAGGCACTGGTCAGCCCAACCGGTTTCGCTGTACCCCGCAGGACAACCATTGGCGTGGATCATAACCGGGTCTCTCTATTGGTAGCTGTTTTGGAGAAAAAGGTGGGTATGAGCCTGATAAATCAGGACGTTTTTCTGAACGTTGCCGGCGGTGTGAGGATAGATGAGCCGGCTGTTGACCTGGGAATTGTAGTAGCAGTGGCATCCAGTTACATGGACAGGCCGGTTGATCCTAAAACCGTCGTATTTGGTGAGGTGGGTTTGGGGGGAGAGATCAGGGGGATAAGTCAGGGAGGTATCAGGATAAAAGAATCTGCCAAGCTGGGATTTACAAGATGTATATTGCCCCATAGTAATAAGAAGACCTTTCAAGGCAAAGAGGATATAGAATTGGTAGGGGTCAGGTCCGTCGAGGAAGCTCTGGAGGTAGTATTTAGTCACTGA
- the hisD gene encoding histidinol dehydrogenase → MKILSTKDTDFLTNLERILKREKSINGTVEVTVQAILRDVKDKGDKAVIDYTEKYDKSRLTPSILKVSEKEIEEAFNSVNNSDIEVLKFAAGRIERFHKKQSQNSWITTEEEGIILGQVINPIEKVGIYIPGGKASYPSSVLMNAIPARVAGVQEIVMVTPTSNGKISPYVLIAASIAGVNSVFKIGGAQAIAALAYGTKTIPRVDKIVGPGNVYVSCAKRLVFGKVDIDMIAGPSEVLIISDGSGPPAFVAADLLSQAEHDEMSASLLITDSYDFAKKVKTELYKQLESLERKIIARSSIENNGTIIITKDINESIELANRIAPEHLELAIENPFEILSQIRNAGAIFLGHTSPEAVGDYLAGPNHTLPTGGTARFNSPLSVDDFIKKSSIVSFSREALQRVGQGVIHIARMEGLEAHAKSVEKRLKEDKP, encoded by the coding sequence ATGAAGATATTGAGTACCAAGGATACCGATTTTTTAACTAACCTGGAACGGATATTAAAAAGGGAAAAATCCATTAACGGAACAGTGGAGGTAACGGTTCAGGCTATCCTCAGAGATGTGAAGGATAAAGGCGACAAAGCGGTTATTGACTATACAGAGAAGTATGACAAATCGAGATTAACACCCTCAATTCTGAAGGTTAGTGAAAAAGAGATAGAAGAAGCCTTTAACAGTGTCAATAACAGTGATATTGAGGTGCTTAAATTTGCTGCCGGCAGGATTGAAAGGTTTCATAAAAAACAGAGCCAAAACTCGTGGATCACAACTGAGGAAGAGGGGATAATCCTGGGGCAGGTGATTAACCCCATAGAAAAAGTCGGTATCTATATACCAGGGGGCAAGGCATCATACCCTTCATCTGTCCTGATGAATGCCATTCCCGCCAGGGTAGCCGGTGTGCAGGAGATAGTGATGGTTACCCCCACCTCCAACGGTAAGATCAGCCCTTATGTATTAATTGCTGCAAGTATTGCCGGTGTGAACAGTGTCTTCAAGATTGGTGGCGCTCAGGCTATAGCTGCCCTGGCCTATGGAACCAAGACTATACCTAGGGTCGATAAAATAGTAGGGCCAGGAAACGTATACGTCTCCTGTGCTAAAAGATTGGTCTTTGGCAAGGTTGATATTGATATGATTGCAGGACCAAGTGAAGTTCTGATTATATCTGATGGAAGCGGACCACCAGCATTCGTTGCTGCTGATCTACTGTCCCAGGCAGAACATGATGAGATGTCAGCCTCCCTTCTTATTACAGACTCTTATGATTTTGCAAAGAAGGTGAAAACCGAACTTTATAAACAGCTAGAGAGCCTTGAAAGAAAGATAATCGCCAGATCATCTATTGAAAACAACGGTACCATAATCATAACAAAAGATATCAACGAATCCATCGAACTCGCCAATAGGATAGCCCCTGAGCACCTGGAATTGGCTATAGAAAACCCCTTTGAAATCCTGAGCCAGATAAGGAATGCAGGAGCAATCTTTCTTGGTCATACCTCTCCAGAGGCAGTAGGAGACTATTTAGCAGGTCCTAATCATACACTCCCTACCGGCGGAACAGCCCGTTTCAATTCCCCCCTCAGCGTAGATGATTTTATAAAGAAGTCCAGCATAGTATCCTTTTCCCGGGAAGCCTTACAAAGGGTTGGTCAGGGTGTCATCCATATCGCACGTATGGAAGGGCTTGAGGCACATGCCAAATCAGTGGAAAAAAGGCTAAAAGAGGACAAACCCTGA
- a CDS encoding YajD family HNH nuclease: MSTKKTGTEVDSLDQTIAELRRDRERREKTYRERALKIYPWICARCGREFTGKRLRELTVHHKDNNHDNNPSDGSNWELLCLYCHDNEHSRLVDEEWYNETTPGNEQKPTSTYRPFAGLDVLFKDKK; the protein is encoded by the coding sequence ATGTCGACGAAGAAGACGGGAACAGAGGTTGACAGTCTGGATCAAACCATTGCCGAGCTTCGGCGCGACCGGGAGCGTAGGGAGAAGACCTACAGGGAACGAGCGCTTAAGATTTACCCATGGATCTGTGCACGGTGCGGGCGCGAATTCACCGGCAAGAGACTCCGTGAACTCACAGTTCATCACAAGGATAACAACCACGACAATAATCCGTCTGACGGCAGCAACTGGGAGCTGTTGTGTCTCTACTGTCATGATAACGAGCACTCGCGACTTGTGGATGAGGAATGGTATAACGAGACTACGCCGGGCAACGAGCAAAAGCCAACTTCTACGTACAGGCCCTTTGCCGGTCTTGATGTATTGTTTAAGGACAAAAAGTAG
- a CDS encoding YaiI/YqxD family protein: MLHIFVDADACPVKQEVYRVASRYRLDVTLVTNSWMQVPNERWIALEVVEDGLDAADDWIVDHVQTNDIVVTADILLASRCLEEGARVIGTTGKPFTENNIGEAVAIRNLLSELRSAGEITSRPPPLKKRDRSRFLHQLDNVIQSIRRKHLFIYT; encoded by the coding sequence TTGCTGCATATCTTTGTAGATGCTGATGCGTGCCCGGTCAAACAGGAGGTGTATCGCGTTGCAAGCCGATATCGCCTTGATGTCACATTGGTGACCAACTCTTGGATGCAAGTTCCGAATGAACGATGGATTGCACTCGAAGTTGTAGAAGATGGATTGGATGCGGCCGATGATTGGATTGTCGACCACGTGCAAACTAACGACATCGTGGTCACTGCTGATATTCTGCTTGCGAGCCGCTGCCTGGAGGAAGGTGCACGCGTAATTGGCACAACCGGAAAACCATTCACGGAAAACAACATCGGTGAGGCCGTCGCGATTCGGAACCTGTTATCAGAACTTCGTAGCGCAGGAGAGATAACGAGCAGGCCTCCACCACTAAAAAAGCGTGACCGATCCCGTTTTCTTCATCAACTCGACAACGTAATTCAATCAATCCGTCGTAAGCATCTGTTCATTTACACCTGA
- a CDS encoding type II toxin-antitoxin system VapC family toxin, with product MKVFVPDASVILKWVLGETENQDKAIELLEGWLNQEYEFILPPLWLYEVGNVLGLKREKDAEKILGLLLEYEFRECKITGELVNSTFGLMREFKGVTFYDAIYHAVALLENGVMVTADKAYFEKAKDKGNIILI from the coding sequence ATGAAGGTCTTTGTGCCTGATGCCTCAGTAATTTTGAAATGGGTACTCGGAGAAACTGAAAATCAGGATAAGGCAATCGAACTTCTGGAAGGCTGGCTTAATCAGGAGTACGAATTTATACTGCCGCCTCTCTGGCTTTACGAGGTTGGAAATGTTCTGGGTTTGAAAAGGGAAAAAGATGCTGAAAAGATTTTGGGACTTCTTCTTGAATATGAGTTTAGAGAATGCAAAATTACAGGAGAACTTGTAAATTCAACATTTGGTTTAATGAGAGAATTTAAAGGGGTTACATTTTATGATGCCATATATCATGCCGTGGCTTTACTTGAAAATGGCGTTATGGTCACGGCTGACAAAGCTTACTTTGAAAAAGCGAAGGACAAGGGCAATATAATATTGATTTGA
- the recA gene encoding recombinase RecA, with the protein MGTDPNKEKVIDLALIQIEKQFGKGSIMRLGMDAIIPDIPTISTGSLGLDIALGIGGIPRGRVVEIFGPESSGKTTLALHAISEAQKGGGIAAFIDAEHALDVSYARKLGVKTEDLLISQPDTGEQALEIAEMLVRSGAIDVVVIDSVAALTPRAEIEGEMGDAHMGLQARLMSQALRKLTATISKSMTIVIFINQIRMKIGVMFGNPETTTGGNALKFYSSVRLDIRRIASIKEGQDVVGSRTRVRVVKNKVAPPFKEVEFDIMYGEGISREGDLLDVATSYNLIEKSGSWYSYGEERIGQGRENSKLFLKEHPEVAEEIKMKILDRFGLKPKQEKVESNNK; encoded by the coding sequence ATGGGAACTGACCCAAATAAAGAAAAGGTCATTGATCTGGCTCTGATTCAAATTGAGAAACAATTCGGTAAAGGTTCCATTATGAGGTTGGGAATGGATGCAATAATACCGGACATACCAACCATCTCAACAGGCTCATTGGGCTTAGACATTGCTTTAGGAATAGGAGGTATCCCCAGAGGAAGGGTTGTTGAGATTTTTGGACCTGAGTCATCAGGAAAAACAACCCTTGCCCTGCATGCCATTTCTGAAGCACAGAAAGGAGGCGGTATTGCAGCATTTATAGATGCGGAACACGCCCTGGATGTGAGTTATGCCCGAAAATTGGGAGTAAAGACAGAGGATTTGTTGATATCACAGCCCGATACCGGAGAACAGGCACTGGAGATCGCAGAAATGCTGGTCAGGAGCGGAGCAATAGACGTGGTAGTAATAGATTCTGTGGCAGCTTTAACACCAAGGGCAGAAATCGAAGGGGAGATGGGAGACGCTCATATGGGACTTCAGGCAAGGCTTATGTCTCAGGCACTCAGGAAGTTAACTGCAACCATCAGCAAATCCATGACCATTGTAATATTCATTAACCAGATCAGGATGAAGATCGGTGTTATGTTTGGAAATCCTGAGACCACCACAGGCGGCAACGCTCTGAAGTTCTATTCCTCTGTGCGGCTCGATATTCGCCGCATTGCATCCATAAAAGAAGGACAGGATGTAGTAGGAAGCAGAACCAGGGTAAGGGTTGTAAAGAACAAGGTGGCTCCGCCTTTTAAAGAGGTTGAATTTGATATAATGTATGGAGAAGGTATATCCAGGGAGGGCGACCTTCTGGATGTAGCTACTTCGTATAATTTAATAGAAAAAAGCGGGTCATGGTATTCATATGGAGAAGAACGTATCGGGCAGGGAAGAGAGAATTCCAAACTGTTCTTAAAAGAGCATCCCGAGGTTGCCGAAGAGATTAAGATGAAAATCCTGGATCGCTTTGGTCTAAAACCAAAACAGGAAAAGGTGGAGAGTAATAATAAGTAA
- a CDS encoding SpoIID/LytB domain-containing protein, whose amino-acid sequence MLIIDENHKSIPEKDEKLKKIGDKTKDTYLANGVYYAGNIEVWKGKNGLYLINELPLEDYVRDVVIAEVGKSWEIEAIKAQAVVARTYAVYHKEARENSCYHITSSVLHQAYKGNSPDVRMAYAVEETSGEIITFNGKPIEALYHSTCGGKTEVPEDVFGKSYPYLKSVESNCESSPYWVWERNIPLSEIEKGLNTSGIEEIVIKSYTSTGRVKELDINTESEQITLGSNDLRRLLGWQRVPSTNFSMTRDGDLIIFRGKGHGHGVGLCQWSTLEMAKKGKNYREILSFFYPGTEIQLYKGH is encoded by the coding sequence GTGTTGATAATAGACGAGAACCATAAGAGTATCCCTGAGAAAGATGAAAAGTTAAAAAAAATCGGCGACAAAACAAAGGATACCTACCTTGCAAACGGAGTTTATTATGCAGGTAATATTGAGGTTTGGAAAGGGAAGAACGGGCTGTATCTTATAAATGAATTGCCACTTGAGGATTATGTCAGGGATGTTGTTATAGCTGAGGTTGGAAAGAGCTGGGAAATAGAGGCAATTAAGGCACAGGCTGTTGTTGCCAGGACATATGCTGTATATCATAAAGAGGCTAGAGAGAATTCTTGTTATCATATTACCTCATCTGTGCTGCACCAGGCATACAAAGGAAACTCCCCTGATGTCAGAATGGCTTATGCAGTAGAAGAAACCTCTGGTGAGATAATCACATTTAACGGTAAACCAATAGAAGCTCTTTACCATTCAACATGCGGTGGTAAGACAGAGGTTCCTGAGGATGTATTTGGGAAAAGCTATCCCTATCTTAAGTCAGTAGAATCAAACTGTGAGTCTTCTCCATACTGGGTATGGGAGAGGAATATCCCGCTGTCCGAAATAGAAAAGGGATTGAATACATCAGGCATAGAAGAGATAGTAATAAAATCCTATACATCAACCGGCAGGGTAAAGGAATTAGATATCAATACTGAATCAGAGCAAATCACCCTTGGGTCCAATGACTTAAGAAGACTGCTTGGCTGGCAGAGAGTTCCGAGTACCAATTTCAGCATGACAAGAGATGGTGATTTGATAATCTTTAGGGGGAAGGGGCACGGGCACGGCGTTGGTCTCTGCCAGTGGAGTACCCTTGAAATGGCAAAAAAAGGCAAAAATTACAGAGAGATCCTTTCTTTTTTTTATCCCGGAACAGAAATACAGTTATATAAAGGACACTGA
- a CDS encoding twin-arginine translocase TatA/TatE family subunit produces MFGIGMPELIVILVIIMIIFGAGKLPEIGSGIGKAIRNFKKATSGKDEIDVTPNNREGNKEIKDN; encoded by the coding sequence ATGTTTGGAATTGGCATGCCAGAGCTAATTGTTATCCTGGTCATTATAATGATCATCTTTGGGGCGGGTAAATTGCCCGAGATTGGAAGCGGTATCGGAAAAGCGATAAGAAACTTCAAAAAAGCAACTTCTGGGAAAGATGAAATAGATGTTACCCCCAATAACAGAGAGGGAAATAAGGAGATCAAGGATAATTAA
- a CDS encoding cold-shock protein, producing MANGTVKWFDDRKGYGFIEREDGTDVFIHHSGINATGFKSLSEGDRVTFDIEQGKKGPAAVNVTRV from the coding sequence ATGGCTAATGGAACCGTGAAGTGGTTTGATGACCGCAAAGGTTATGGCTTTATTGAGCGAGAAGATGGAACAGATGTATTTATTCATCATTCAGGAATCAATGCAACTGGGTTCAAATCTCTCTCTGAAGGCGACCGGGTTACCTTTGATATAGAGCAAGGTAAAAAAGGACCCGCTGCGGTAAATGTTACTAGAGTGTAA